In Leptodactylus fuscus isolate aLepFus1 chromosome 2, aLepFus1.hap2, whole genome shotgun sequence, one genomic interval encodes:
- the SYPL2 gene encoding synaptophysin-like protein 2, with product MSTAVSSSTMDREGGHTGFAFKNPLPGLRWKRLEEPLGFIKLLEWLFAIFAFGTCGSFIGETAAVVMCKVSETQTDTDLISVPFSYPFRLYRQRYEMPPCGETESRILHLSGDFSAPAEFFVTLSVFAFLYSMFALVIYLVFHERYTQIKRVPIVDFCVTGVFAFLWLVAASAWGKGLMDVKLATHPSSILSSMPVCQQENVSCSAGVTPFYGLANISVLFGFLNFFIWAANAWFVFKETAWNKQATNKEDSVERGEAEDLQ from the exons ATGTctacagcagtgtcatcttcaacgATGGACAGAGAAGGGGGCCACACAGGCTTTGCCTTCAAG AATCCGCTGCCAGGTCTGCGTTGGAAGCGTCTGGAAGAGCCACTTGGATTCATTAAGTTGCTGGAATGG CTCTTTGCCATCTTTGCCTTTGGAACTTGTGGTTCTTTCATTGGAGAGACAGCAGCAGTCGTGATGTGTAAGGTTTCagaaacacagacagacacagatctCATTTCTGTGCCTTTTTCATACCCTTTCAG GCTGTATCGGCAGCGCTACGAGATGCCACCCTGTGGCGAAACTGAAAGTCGGATTTTGCACCTCTCAGGGGATTTCTCTGCACCAGCTGAATTCTTTGTTACTTTGTCAGTGTTTGCTTTCTTGTATTCCATGTTTGCGCTGGTAATTTACTTGGTCTTCCATGAACGATACACTCAGATAAAGAGAGTACCAATTGTG GATTTCTGTGTGACAGGTGTCTTTGCCTTCTTGTGGCTTGTAGCCGCATCAGCTTGGGGAAAAGGTCTCATGGATGTGAAATTGGCTACTCACCCATCTAGTATCCTGTCATCCATGCCAGTGTGCCAGCAAGAAAATGTATCCTGCAGCGCTGGTGTTACCCCATTCTATGGCCTTGCTAATATATCTGTG CTCTTCGgatttctgaatttttttatcTGGGCAGCCAATGCGTGGTTTGTATTCAAGGAAACTGCATGGAACAAGCAGGCAACCAATAAAGAGGATTCTGTGGAGCGTGGGGAGGCTGAAGATCTCCAGTGA
- the CYB561D1 gene encoding putative transmembrane reductase CYB561D1, with protein MPEVSTLYAPTGAASPRVPDYWLYRCLRRFSGFVAHIIALGFTIFLVILSRPGTSLFSWHPVFMTVSYCLCMTEAVLLLSPETSPFCPLSRKFKTRLHWLIQFCVVIFAGVGIAFIVCSKNRIEQSHLTSWHSMLGVLTFLTTCCQAICGLILLFPHLARVTAVSRLKLYHATCGLLVYLLSTSTVLLGMCSHWFQAQIKGPLWYICFALPLYPALVIMNQVLDIYLPKKKGQI; from the exons ATGCCAGAAGTATCCACTCTGTATGCCCCAACTGGGGCAGCTTCTCCAAGAGTTCCAGATTATTGGCTTTACAGATGTCTGCGGAGATTCAGCGGCTTTGTGGCACATATTATTGCACTTGGTTTCACTATCTTCTTAGTGATTCTCTCTCGGCCTGGAACTA GTCTCTTCTCATGGCATCCTGTATTCATGACTGTTTCT TATTGCTTATGCATGACGGAAGCTGTACTGCTGTTGTCTCCAGAAACATCTCCATTCTGTCCACTTTCCCGCAAGTTCAAGACTCGTTTGCATTGGCTTATACAGTTCTGTGTGGTCATTTTTGCTGGAGTAGGTATAGCCTTTATTGTATGCAGCAAAAACCGCATTGAGCAATCTCATCTAACCTCATGGCACAGTATGTTAGGTGTGCTCACATTTTTAACTACATGTTGTCAGGCCATTTGTGGCCTTATACTGCTTTTTCCACATCTGGCACGAGTCACTGCAGTATCGCGACTCAAACTCTATCATGCCACTTGCGGTCTTTTAGTATACCTTCTTTCTACATCCACTGTTCTTTTAGGAATGTGTTCTCACTGGTTTCAAGCACAGATCAAGGGACCTCTATGGTATATTTGTTTTGCCTTGCCTCTATATCCTGCACTGGTAATTATGAATCAAGTACTGGACATATATCTcccaaagaagaagggtcagaTATAA